One stretch of Roseimicrobium sp. ORNL1 DNA includes these proteins:
- a CDS encoding xanthan lyase: MTAEPSGKGGGSSTTALKPHPSALPNIHAPGEVDRPDMVAFIVSDPATLAGIVVDETSATLEGEWQYSTHTPPYVGLGYIHDLKAGKGKKSVTFTPDLPKTGWYEVRLAHCYNVRRATNTPVTIHHADGEKQLRINQQEEPEHGKLFRTLGVFRFETGLHGWVRISNEGSDEGKVVIADAVQFLPVPAPGEQSSVPNAGRGPASAGLWPAYSKLARCGVCKAKNASRRPQLPGPLQVE; the protein is encoded by the coding sequence ATGACCGCAGAACCTTCTGGTAAGGGTGGCGGATCATCCACCACCGCCCTCAAACCCCACCCCTCCGCCCTGCCCAACATCCACGCTCCAGGCGAGGTGGACCGGCCGGATATGGTGGCCTTTATCGTGAGTGATCCCGCAACACTTGCCGGAATCGTGGTCGATGAAACTTCCGCCACGCTGGAGGGCGAGTGGCAGTACTCTACGCACACACCGCCATACGTGGGGCTCGGCTACATCCATGACCTGAAGGCGGGCAAAGGGAAAAAGTCCGTCACCTTCACCCCGGACCTGCCAAAGACCGGCTGGTATGAGGTGCGCCTCGCTCACTGCTACAATGTACGCCGCGCCACGAACACACCCGTGACCATCCACCACGCCGATGGCGAAAAGCAACTGCGCATCAACCAGCAGGAAGAACCCGAGCACGGCAAACTCTTCCGCACGTTGGGCGTGTTCCGCTTTGAAACCGGACTCCACGGCTGGGTGCGCATCTCCAATGAAGGCAGCGACGAAGGCAAGGTGGTGATCGCCGATGCCGTGCAGTTCCTGCCTGTCCCAGCACCTGGAGAGCAATCCTCAGTGCCGAATGCCGGACGCGGCCCTGCGAGCGCTGGTCTCTGGCCGGCGTATTCAAAGCTCGCACGGTGCGGAGTTTGCAAGGCCAAAAACGCCAGCCGGAGGCCACAGCTCCCAGGGCCGTTGCAGGTTGAATAG
- a CDS encoding H-X9-DG-CTERM domain-containing protein — MKCHATELKPLEAGAVGRSHAPGLTLVELLVTMCVMAVLATVVFGGYRTFVSLATRANCSSNLRQLGSAVHLYVSDNGGFFPPYVKNNRDGSREWYFGKEPYQPGTSEGDRELDREAGPLYPYIQTVGSVEVCKGFNYGAAIWKAKFKGASYGYGYNWALGGRMTGRCMNISALRNGSSVILMGDCGQVNTFQAPASPGKPMIEEFYIINESYKTIHFRHANRANILFVDGHVESMEAFPGTEDRRVKGELLGRVTKAGSTEMLK; from the coding sequence ATGAAGTGTCATGCCACTGAACTAAAACCACTCGAAGCGGGTGCGGTGGGGCGCTCGCACGCGCCGGGGCTGACCTTGGTGGAGCTCCTGGTGACCATGTGCGTGATGGCGGTGTTGGCCACGGTGGTGTTTGGGGGGTACCGCACGTTCGTGAGCCTGGCCACACGAGCGAACTGCTCGAGCAATCTACGGCAACTCGGCAGCGCGGTGCATCTGTATGTCTCGGACAACGGAGGATTTTTTCCACCTTATGTAAAAAATAACAGGGATGGATCAAGAGAGTGGTACTTCGGCAAGGAGCCCTACCAACCCGGCACATCGGAGGGAGACCGCGAGCTGGACCGTGAGGCAGGCCCCCTCTACCCCTACATCCAGACGGTGGGGAGTGTGGAGGTCTGCAAGGGATTCAACTACGGAGCGGCGATTTGGAAGGCCAAGTTCAAGGGCGCGAGCTATGGCTATGGATACAACTGGGCTCTCGGCGGTCGCATGACAGGCAGGTGCATGAACATCTCCGCGTTGCGGAATGGATCGTCCGTCATTCTCATGGGGGACTGCGGCCAGGTGAATACGTTCCAGGCTCCGGCCAGCCCCGGCAAGCCGATGATTGAGGAGTTCTACATCATCAATGAGTCGTACAAGACGATTCACTTCCGGCATGCCAACCGGGCGAACATTCTTTTTGTGGATGGACACGTGGAGTCCATGGAGGCCTTCCCCGGGACCGAAGACCGGCGGGTGAAGGGGGAATTGCTCGGGCGCGTGACGAAGGCGGGAAGCACGGAGATGCTGAAGTAG
- a CDS encoding SDR family oxidoreductase: MSKARTLFITGASSGYGKATAQYFLDHGWNVVATMRKPDASLFKAAGGRLQVLPLDVTNADSINSAFVQATTTFGRLDAVVNNAGIGLLGAFEATSEALLREIFETNTFGVMSVCRAAIPHLRQQGGGALINVTSSTAIAPMPLVAVYAASKWAIEGFTESLSHELALFGIKTRIVEPGYAPSTNLGANGAERMQGLTPPPYDAFAQAYFAKLQNYPTAYSTEQDIAEAVFLAATDEGDQIRYPAGADTRMLAELRWSTSEEHYMAKVREMFGAGA; this comes from the coding sequence ATGAGCAAAGCAAGAACCCTCTTCATCACCGGCGCATCCTCAGGCTATGGCAAAGCCACCGCGCAATACTTCCTCGACCATGGCTGGAATGTGGTGGCCACCATGCGAAAGCCGGATGCCAGTCTCTTCAAGGCCGCTGGAGGTCGCCTCCAAGTGCTCCCACTCGACGTCACCAATGCTGACAGCATCAACAGCGCCTTCGTTCAGGCGACAACCACCTTCGGTCGCCTTGATGCCGTGGTGAACAATGCAGGCATCGGTCTGCTGGGCGCTTTCGAAGCCACGTCAGAGGCACTGCTACGCGAAATCTTTGAAACGAACACCTTCGGCGTCATGTCCGTCTGCCGCGCCGCCATTCCCCACCTGCGCCAGCAGGGCGGCGGTGCGCTCATCAATGTCACCTCCAGCACTGCCATCGCGCCCATGCCTCTCGTCGCCGTCTACGCCGCCAGCAAGTGGGCCATTGAGGGGTTCACTGAATCACTTTCCCACGAACTCGCCCTCTTCGGCATCAAGACACGCATCGTAGAACCGGGCTACGCCCCCAGCACGAACCTCGGTGCGAATGGCGCCGAGCGCATGCAGGGCCTGACTCCCCCACCTTACGATGCCTTCGCCCAAGCCTACTTCGCGAAGCTGCAAAACTATCCCACCGCCTACTCCACCGAGCAGGACATTGCCGAAGCCGTCTTCCTCGCTGCCACCGATGAAGGTGACCAGATCCGCTACCCCGCAGGCGCAGATACCAGAATGCTCGCCGAACTCCGCTGGTCCACCTCCGAGGAGCACTACATGGCCAAAGTGCGCGAGATGTTCGGGGCGGGTGCTTAA
- a CDS encoding PEP-CTERM sorting domain-containing protein (PEP-CTERM proteins occur, often in large numbers, in the proteomes of bacteria that also encode an exosortase, a predicted intramembrane cysteine proteinase. The presence of a PEP-CTERM domain at a protein's C-terminus predicts cleavage within the sorting domain, followed by covalent anchoring to some some component of the (usually Gram-negative) cell surface. Many PEP-CTERM proteins exhibit an unusual sequence composition that includes large numbers of potential glycosylation sites. Expression of one such protein has been shown restore the ability of a bacterium to form floc, a type of biofilm.) — protein sequence MSSLLATCAVALYLVAPSTLWAQGTSSSYFMVQGPLGSGGAYQTYKFRVEYTGQLTIPGYQPTPPGTPVPLVNTGEALIAAIFGNGVATASGIYSNSVGTMSPSYGIPYSFQMAGGPEVIPGSYPDGPQWGYFAAGGTYSNFYVDPPDINITLASGVWTQSPVGLSTRYLTNGSFDAYTFGALTPTGEEDAWGFPIYDFASPVGVQPTLADFSGVEMLVSASGLPYNVYLIVPEPSRALFLVLGIGLVIVRRSRGRLV from the coding sequence TTGTCCTCACTTCTGGCCACCTGCGCTGTGGCCCTCTATTTGGTCGCACCCAGCACGCTGTGGGCACAGGGGACCTCCAGTTCCTACTTCATGGTGCAGGGCCCCTTGGGTTCAGGTGGTGCCTATCAAACATACAAGTTCCGAGTGGAGTACACTGGGCAGCTGACGATTCCAGGATATCAACCGACTCCCCCTGGTACCCCTGTGCCTCTGGTAAACACTGGTGAGGCGCTGATTGCGGCTATCTTCGGCAATGGCGTTGCGACGGCCAGTGGCATCTACTCCAACAGTGTGGGCACAATGAGTCCTAGCTATGGGATTCCATATTCTTTCCAGATGGCGGGTGGCCCCGAGGTGATTCCTGGCTCCTATCCCGATGGACCGCAATGGGGCTACTTTGCCGCGGGAGGCACGTATTCGAACTTTTATGTGGACCCCCCGGACATCAATATCACTCTTGCCTCCGGTGTCTGGACGCAGTCTCCGGTGGGCTTGAGCACTCGATACCTGACGAACGGCAGCTTTGATGCCTACACCTTCGGCGCACTGACGCCAACTGGCGAGGAAGATGCATGGGGCTTCCCCATCTATGACTTTGCTTCTCCCGTTGGCGTGCAGCCCACGCTGGCAGATTTTTCCGGGGTAGAGATGCTCGTTTCAGCCTCGGGCCTGCCATACAATGTATACCTCATCGTGCCGGAACCCAGTCGTGCACTGTTTCTCGTGCTGGGGATTGGCCTCGTGATCGTGCGGCGATCGCGCGGCAGGCTGGTGTAG
- a CDS encoding AraC family transcriptional regulator: MNPLDDIIALLRPHAVFSKPISGRGTWGVRYAATPSPSFCVVLEGQCWLTMEGRTPLRLEKGDFLLLTSTPAFALYSKPGVRCVTGVPSRTGVRHGEQKGKPDFRMLGGTFETELSNGKLLLALLPGRIHLRSTESDTSRLSRLVSLIMDEYSGNRPGREMILARLLEVLLVDSLRSHDYDPGSMATGLMAGLREPSIARALGAMHARVQCGWTVANLAEHVGMSRSAFAARFSEKVGCAPMEYLSLWRMSLAQDALRRGDVGLEVLAEDIGYQSASAFSTAFRKKVGCAPSVFARGGQ, encoded by the coding sequence ATGAACCCTCTTGATGACATCATTGCGCTGCTGCGGCCTCATGCAGTCTTCTCCAAACCCATCTCGGGACGCGGTACTTGGGGTGTCCGCTATGCCGCAACACCGTCACCGAGCTTTTGTGTGGTGCTCGAAGGGCAGTGCTGGCTGACCATGGAAGGCAGGACGCCATTGCGGCTGGAGAAGGGGGACTTTCTGCTCCTGACGTCCACGCCTGCCTTTGCCCTCTACAGCAAGCCGGGTGTGCGTTGCGTCACGGGTGTTCCTTCACGAACGGGCGTGAGGCACGGCGAGCAGAAGGGGAAGCCAGATTTCCGCATGTTGGGCGGAACTTTTGAAACGGAGCTGTCGAATGGGAAGCTCCTTCTCGCGCTGTTGCCGGGCAGGATTCACCTGCGTTCCACGGAGTCGGACACCAGCCGGCTCTCGCGCCTTGTTTCGCTCATCATGGATGAGTACTCGGGGAACAGACCGGGACGTGAAATGATCCTCGCGCGGCTGCTGGAGGTCCTGCTCGTGGACTCATTGCGTTCCCATGACTATGACCCCGGCAGCATGGCTACGGGATTGATGGCGGGTTTGCGTGAGCCTTCCATCGCACGAGCCCTCGGGGCTATGCATGCCCGCGTACAGTGTGGATGGACCGTCGCGAATCTCGCCGAGCATGTGGGCATGTCGCGCTCTGCATTCGCGGCTCGGTTCTCAGAGAAGGTTGGGTGCGCTCCCATGGAGTACCTCTCCCTGTGGCGCATGAGCCTGGCGCAGGATGCCTTGCGTCGTGGAGACGTGGGCTTGGAGGTACTGGCAGAGGATATCGGCTATCAATCAGCCAGCGCCTTTAGTACGGCCTTCCGGAAGAAGGTGGGGTGTGCGCCGAGTGTGTTTGCGCGTGGTGGTCAGTAG
- a CDS encoding DUF6580 family putative transport protein, whose protein sequence is MLQDRADQRSHNATTTIWFPLILMAGALLLRVLAQQGIVTGVPNLSPLVAFAFAGAVMFPRPLPWWSWALILLVIDWACDGFSFSAVTQGGRYEILLAYACYVFAAWWGSRLRDRAGIVETLGGTLACSVLFYVVTNTMCWWIEPYYGKNFDGWVQALTVGIPPYPSTLVFFQHSLIADLTGALVLVLVYNTEAVLRHVRALPLVGRSTAATA, encoded by the coding sequence ATGCTTCAAGACCGGGCTGATCAACGCTCCCACAACGCGACCACTACCATCTGGTTTCCCCTCATCCTCATGGCGGGAGCTCTTCTTCTTCGTGTGCTGGCGCAGCAGGGCATCGTCACCGGTGTGCCGAATCTGAGCCCGCTCGTCGCGTTCGCCTTCGCGGGTGCTGTCATGTTCCCCCGTCCGCTTCCGTGGTGGTCGTGGGCTCTCATCCTGCTGGTCATCGACTGGGCCTGCGATGGCTTCAGTTTCTCCGCCGTGACGCAGGGAGGCCGCTATGAAATTCTCCTGGCCTATGCTTGCTACGTCTTCGCCGCCTGGTGGGGCTCCCGTCTGCGCGACCGCGCCGGCATTGTAGAGACCCTTGGTGGCACGCTGGCATGCAGCGTCCTCTTCTACGTCGTGACGAACACCATGTGCTGGTGGATTGAGCCCTACTACGGCAAGAACTTCGACGGCTGGGTGCAGGCCCTCACCGTGGGCATCCCTCCCTACCCGAGCACGCTTGTGTTCTTCCAGCACTCCTTGATTGCCGACCTCACCGGGGCCCTGGTCCTGGTGCTCGTGTACAACACCGAAGCTGTGCTGCGCCACGTGCGTGCGCTGCCCCTCGTCGGCCGCAGCACCGCCGCGACCGCCTGA
- the thrS gene encoding threonine--tRNA ligase, translating to MSAERKTLEERAQMSDLERLRHSCAHVMATAILRLWPDAQFAYGPPVESGFYYDFDMKHRLTPDDFEKIEAEMKKVAKENQRFDKKVITREEAIALAESGRLGGLTERPGNPSQFKLDLIAKIPEGEEISCYQNGEFLDLCAGPHVNYTSKCKNTKLMSVASAYYMGDETKPQLQRLYGTAFPTAEELAKHLEQLEEAKKRDHRKLGRELQLFAIDEKVGQGLILWLPKGAILRQELQNFISEELRKQGYQQVFTPHIGKLELYKTSGHFPYYKESQFSPVIENDDLKKAAAEGCTCAEVMERLDGISKKLREEINSRTGADTIPEERVRPDDDLYDGFLLKPMNCPHHIRIFAQSPKSYRDLPVRLAEFGTVYRWEQSGELGGMTRVRGFTQDDAHLFCTEEQVAQEVLGCLSLVKTVLTTLGMNDYRVRVGLRDPDSSKFTGNAEKWDLAEAACRAAAQSLGVPFTEEPGEAAFYGPKIDFVIKDVIGREWQLGTVQVDYVLPVRFDLTYTGADNKAHRPVMIHRAPFGSMERFCGVLIEHFAGHFPTWLAPEQVRILTVSEKSDAFAAEVLSALKGAGLRVTLVNDSDKIGAKIRNAQLDRVPYMLVLGEKEATSGNVAIRHSKKGDLGVKPLAAFVEEITAEVAERKL from the coding sequence ATGTCCGCCGAACGCAAGACCCTTGAAGAACGCGCTCAGATGTCTGATCTGGAGCGCCTGCGTCACTCCTGCGCGCACGTCATGGCCACCGCCATCCTGCGCCTGTGGCCGGATGCGCAGTTCGCCTACGGGCCGCCCGTGGAGAGTGGCTTCTATTACGACTTCGACATGAAGCACCGGCTCACGCCGGATGATTTCGAGAAAATCGAGGCGGAGATGAAGAAGGTCGCCAAGGAGAACCAGCGCTTCGACAAGAAGGTGATCACGCGTGAGGAGGCCATCGCGCTCGCGGAGAGCGGCCGCCTCGGCGGGCTCACGGAGCGCCCGGGGAACCCCAGCCAGTTCAAGCTGGACCTCATCGCCAAGATTCCGGAAGGGGAGGAAATCTCCTGCTATCAGAATGGCGAGTTCCTGGACCTGTGCGCCGGGCCTCATGTGAACTACACGTCGAAGTGCAAGAACACGAAGCTCATGTCGGTGGCCAGCGCCTACTACATGGGAGACGAGACGAAGCCCCAGCTCCAGCGCCTGTACGGCACGGCCTTCCCCACGGCGGAAGAGCTCGCGAAGCACCTCGAACAGCTCGAAGAAGCGAAGAAGCGCGACCACCGCAAGCTGGGTCGCGAACTGCAGCTCTTCGCCATCGATGAGAAGGTGGGCCAGGGCCTCATCCTGTGGCTGCCGAAGGGCGCGATCCTGCGTCAGGAACTGCAGAACTTCATCAGCGAGGAACTGCGCAAGCAGGGTTACCAGCAGGTCTTCACGCCGCACATCGGCAAGCTGGAGCTGTACAAGACGAGCGGTCACTTCCCGTACTACAAGGAGTCGCAGTTTTCCCCGGTCATCGAGAACGACGACCTGAAGAAGGCCGCCGCCGAGGGCTGCACCTGCGCCGAGGTCATGGAGCGCCTGGATGGCATCTCCAAGAAGCTGCGTGAGGAAATCAACTCCCGCACGGGCGCGGACACCATCCCTGAGGAGCGTGTGCGTCCGGATGATGACCTGTACGACGGCTTCCTGCTGAAGCCGATGAACTGCCCGCATCACATCCGCATCTTTGCGCAGTCGCCGAAGTCGTATCGCGACCTTCCGGTGCGCCTCGCCGAGTTCGGCACGGTGTATCGCTGGGAGCAGAGCGGTGAGCTCGGCGGCATGACGCGTGTGCGTGGTTTCACGCAGGATGATGCGCACCTCTTCTGCACGGAAGAGCAGGTGGCGCAGGAGGTGCTCGGCTGTCTCTCCCTCGTGAAGACGGTGCTGACCACGCTGGGCATGAATGACTACCGCGTGCGTGTGGGTTTGCGTGACCCGGACAGCAGCAAGTTCACGGGGAATGCCGAGAAGTGGGACCTCGCGGAGGCCGCCTGCCGCGCCGCGGCGCAGAGCCTGGGCGTGCCCTTCACGGAAGAGCCCGGTGAGGCCGCCTTCTACGGACCGAAGATCGACTTCGTGATCAAGGACGTCATCGGTCGCGAGTGGCAGCTGGGCACGGTGCAGGTGGACTACGTGCTGCCGGTGCGCTTTGACCTCACGTACACGGGCGCGGATAACAAGGCGCATCGTCCCGTGATGATTCACCGTGCGCCCTTCGGCAGCATGGAGCGCTTCTGCGGCGTGTTGATTGAGCACTTCGCCGGTCACTTCCCCACGTGGCTCGCGCCTGAGCAGGTGCGCATTCTCACCGTGAGTGAGAAGAGCGATGCCTTCGCTGCCGAGGTGCTCAGCGCCCTGAAGGGTGCTGGCCTGCGTGTGACGCTGGTGAATGACTCCGACAAGATTGGCGCGAAGATCCGCAACGCCCAGCTCGACCGTGTGCCCTACATGCTGGTGCTCGGCGAGAAGGAAGCGACCAGCGGCAACGTGGCCATCCGTCACTCCAAGAAGGGCGACCTCGGCGTGAAACCGCTCGCAGCCTTCGTGGAGGAGATCACGGCGGAAGTGGCGGAGCGGAAGCTGTAG